The Stomoxys calcitrans chromosome 3, idStoCalc2.1, whole genome shotgun sequence genome includes a region encoding these proteins:
- the LOC106084384 gene encoding uncharacterized protein LOC106084384 has translation MEENDIEMRDAIISSPAGYKIDTLTLSDPEEDDNLEDEERDESLLWSIEDTMFFAQGLRNHSAGKSKSVFVTWNENYLLNFVFKTSSKNKKTTLTKVHLTMPQAPTPEAEAEEVVDMLILEMNTLLLMKSGRVYYFSSVKAMHMVSWLNNVRCFCNCPQTQFAVIRLAEHETTKQLLLEVYQDVPHLGETLNAGEVVHHSYDISFDQQNLFNCNWDSERYILFSLIADEENIGFLKQLVSIGNVMRSKEEKTMLEMNQEVHIFTISGNMFVLIGAMSSHDSNPSKAQVQDYTIQLLNTYATTIECIQIDTVKNILIVVLQSGHMDIWYKSTRMVGSICHLSHEISYFTHYDYNSGDNTFYFVKPEEVSQLRVIVNSNPNEGENECTVKEVNKAIAGMVACTWVENLHQLICLSINNIFYRIHFEPISEGDSETAINEEGNNVEYENFNTLYALTSKRMKELMRKAQIVEQLMEEPKNLHQRVEMEWQKQQLLSMGFKKIWKDVLKCHMEYLMEPIVQYETEDLVLRATFDRDCLQDDLNGNSMYTALYMTLICKDNLFLSIIQTAAWKLQISIEGQSLLLTLPSASDIVNKRLCFLIKHSTRKRDLLPEFCVSLITFVQHNAVYLCLSQGIDVVKNEKTYARLFSLAPQILLQGQTLGDIDGVIREFMCTAKKKFDSDTGIPMINEVLHKISHQQAKTILGIFHKSYENELNLEFKLFYLREHALHLNYDEPQQLLTLTSQKPEALLYFKLCLMHEFKSSFGNISSVENKELLQKIMQYQANVENLYGSGPLTSADMDVEGNNSAAVSLHLENLLKIYSMLRSEFNEFFR, from the exons atggaaGAAAATGACATTGAAATGAGAGATGCTATAATATCCTCCCCTGCGGGATATAAAATCGACACATTGACACTCTCAGATCCCGAAGAAGATGATAATTTAGAGGATGAGGAGCGCGATGAGTCCTTGTTGTGGTCCATAGAGGATACTATGTTTTTTGCTCAAGGCCTAAGGAACCATAGTGCGGGCAAAAGCAAATCTGTATTTGTCACATGGAATGAAAACTATCTGCTTAATTTTGTCTTCAAGACTTCAagcaaaaataagaaaactaCCTTAACAAAAGTACACCTCACAATGCCACAAGCACCCACTCCGGAAGCAGAGGCAGAAGAAGTTGTAGATATGCTAATATTGGAAATGAATACGCTGCTGTTGATGAAAAGTGGAAGAGTTTATTACTTTAGCTCGGTTAAGGCTATGCACATGGTATCCTGGCTAAATAATGTGAGATGCTTCTGCAATTGTCCCCAGACTCAGTTTGCAGTTATACGTCTGGCGGAGCATGAAACAACAAAACAGTTACTCTTGGAGGTTTATCAAGATGTGCCGCATTTAGGTGAAACCCTCAATGCTGGAGAAGTTGTTCACCACAGCTATGACATTAGTTTTGACCAACAAAATCTTTTCAATTGCAATTGGGATAGTGAACGTTACATTTTGTTCTCACTGATTGCTGATGAggaaaatattggatttttaaagcaactcgtttctataggaaatgttATGCGGTCCAAGGAGGAAAAGACTATGTTGGAAATGAATCAAGAAGTGCATATATTCACCATATCGGGTAATATGTTTGTACTCATTGGCG cTATGTCTTCTCATGACAGCAATCCCTCCAAAGCCCAAGTCCAAGACTACACCATACAATTGTTAAATACTTATGCCACTACCATCGAGTGTATACAAATTGATACTGTAAAGAATATTCTCATAGTGGTGCTGCAATCAGGTCACATGGATATATGGTATAAAAGTACACGCATGGTTGGCTCCATTTGCCATTTGAGTCATGAGATATCCTATTTCACTCACTATGATTATAATTCTGGGGATAACACTTTTTACTTTGTTAAACCCGAGGAGGTTAGCCAATTGAGGGTTATAGTCAACAGCAATCCCAATGAGGGTGAAAACGAATGTACCGTAAAGGAAGTGAATAAGGCCATTGCTGGTATGGTAGCATGCACGTGGGTGGAAAATCTTCATCAATTGATTTGTCTAAGTATCAATAACATATTCTATAGAATACATTTTGAGCCTATATCTGAGGGAGACAGTGAAACCGCCATAAATGAGGAGGGTAACAATGTAGAGTATGAAAATTTCAACACCCTGTATGCCTTGACCAGCAAACGTATGAAGGAACTTATGAGGAAAGCCCAAATTGTAGAGCAATTAATGGAGgaaccaaaaaatttgcatCAGAGAGTGGAAATGGAATGGCAGAAGCAACAGTTACTATCCATGGGTTTCAAGAAAATTTGGAAAGATGTATTAAAATGTCACATGGAATATCTTATGGAGCCCATAGTCCAATACGAAACTGAAGATCTTGTTTTAAGAGCTACCTTTGATCGCGATTGCCTACAGGATGATCTCAATGGGAATAGTATGTATACCGCCTTATATATGACACTGATCTGTAAGGATaatctctttttgtccataatacAAACGGCTGCTTGGAAATTACAGATATCCATTGAAGGCCAAAGTCTGCTACTGACCCTTCCCTCTGCCTCGGATATTGTTAACAAAAGGCTTTGTTTTCTAATAAAACATTCGACCAGGAAAAGAGATCTTCTGCCGGAATTCTGTGTAAGCCTAATAACATTTGTGCAACACAATGCGGTGTATTTGTGCCTTAGCCAAGGCATTGATGTTGTAAAGAATGAGAAAACCTATGCTCGTTTATTTTCCCTGGCACCGCAGATTTTGCTGCAAGGTCAAACTCTAGGAGATATTGATGGGGTTATAAGGGAATTTATGTGTACTGCCAAGAAAAAGTTTGATTCTGATACTGGTATACCTATGATAAACGAGGTCCTGCACAAAATAAGCCATCAACAAGCAAAGACTATTTTAGGGATTTTCCACAAATCCTATGAAAATGAATTGAACCTTgagtttaaattattttatctgCGTGAGCATGCCTTGCATCTAAATTATGATGAACCCCAACAGTTGTTAACTTTAACCAGCCAAAAACCTGAAGCTTTACTCTATTTCAAATTATGTCTAATGCATGAATTCAAATCATCTTTTGGAAATATAAGTTCAGTGGAAAACAAAGAGCTTCTTCAGAAAATAATG caATATCAAGCCAATGTGGAAAATTTATATGGATCTGGTCCCCTTACATCTGCTGATATGGATGTTGAGGGTAACAATTCGGCTGCAGTTTCTTTACATTTGGAGAATTTGCTTAAAATATATTCTATGCTGCGCAGTGAATTCAATGAATTCTTTAGATAG
- the LOC106084381 gene encoding probable cytosolic Fe-S cluster assembly factor GJ13047: MSRFSGALQLTDLDDFITPSQECIKPVTIEKTKTKTGAKISIQEDGYYEETEAGKQKLQKVEITLQDCLACSGCITSAEGVLITQQSQEEVLRVLKENQEIKSDESKADEANLVVFTVSQQPIISLAQRYGLPIEKAAEHFSGYLRQMGADYVLTTKVADDLALLECRNEFIERFRDNSPDKPFPMLSSSCPGWVCYAEKTHGNFILPYIATTRSPQQIMGVLVKQWLGQKLHKPADKIYHVTVMPCYDKKLEASREDFFNKALNSRDVDCVITSIEIEQMLNDTNLETYPCAPYDWPWDDKSLIEDSSYVWAHGLSTSGGYSEYVFQQAAKELFNVEMTSVEYKNLRNPDFREVSLEVEGKSVLKFAIANGFRNIQNLVQKLKRGKVQYHFVEVMACPSGCINGGAQIRPQTGQHVRDLTMQLEKLYRELPQSQPDNSTTKVIYSKVFDGAHTDKAKALLHTSYHAVEKMNTALNIKW, from the exons atgTCGCGCTTTAGTGGAGCATTGCAGTTAACAGATTTGGATGATTTTATAACACCGTCACAG GAATGCATAAAACCTGTAACCATTGAAAAGACTAAAACAAAAACTGGAGCCAAAATATCCATACAGGAAGATGGCTATTATGAAGAAACTGAG GCTGGAAAACAGAAATTACAAAAAGTTGAAATTACCTTGCAAGATTGTTTGGCTTGCTCTGGTTGCATAACATCTGCCGAGGGTGTTCTAATAACCCAACAGAGTCAGGAGGAAGTACTGAGAGTTTTAAAGGAaaatcaagaaattaaatcggatgAATCCAAAGCAGATGAGGCCAATCTGGTAGTGTTCACAGTAAGCCAACAGCCCATTATTAGTTTAGCGCAACGTTATGGCTTGCCAATTGAAAAGGCTGCTGAACACTTCAGTggatatttacgtcagatgggTGCCGATTATGTTTTGACCACCAAAGTTGCCGACGATTTGGCTTTGTTGGAATGCCGTAATGAATTTATAGAGAGATTCCGTGACAATTCACCTGATAAACCATTTCCTATGCTCTCTTCATCATGTCCTGGTTGGGTATGTTATGCTGAGAAAactcatggaaattttatattACCCTACATAGCCACAACTCGATCACCACAACAAATAATGGGTGTATTGGTGAAACAATGGCTTGGACAAAAACTACATAAACCGGCAGATAAAATCTATCATGTAACGGTTATGCCATGTTATGACAAAAAATTAGAAGCTTCCAGGGAGGATTTCTTTAATAAAGCCTTGAATTCCAGAGATGTAGATTGTGTTATAACTTCAA TTGAAATCGAACAAATGTTGAATGACACAAATTTGGAGACATATCCTTGTGCACCATATGATTGGCCTTGGGATGACAAATCACTCATAGAAGATAGCTCATATGTTTGGGCTCATGGCCTAAGCACTTCGGGTGGTTATTCAGAATATGTATTCCAGCAAGCAGCTAAAGAGTTATTCAATGTGGAAATGACAAGTGTggagtataaaaatttaag AAATCCCGATTTCCGTGAAGTTTCTTTGGAAGTGGAGGGCAAATCAGTCTTAAAATTTGCCATTGCCAATGGTTTTCGCAATATACAAAATTTAGTGCAGAAACTCAAAAGAGGAAAAGTTCAATACCATTTTGTTGAAGTTATGGCATGCCCTTCAGGTTGCATTAATGGTGGTGCTCAAATAAGACCACAAACAGGACAGCACGTAAGGGATTTAACTATGCAGCTGGAAAAGTTATATCGTGAGTTGCCCCAATCCCAGCCGGATAACTCCACCACGAAAGTGATTTACAGCAAAGTCTTTGATGGAGCCCACACAGATAAGGCAAAGGCTCTATTACATACCAGCTATCATGCTGTGGAAAAGATGAATACGGCATTAAATATAAAATggtga